A window of the Acipenser ruthenus chromosome 30, fAciRut3.2 maternal haplotype, whole genome shotgun sequence genome harbors these coding sequences:
- the LOC117397076 gene encoding transcription factor EB-like isoform X3: MASRIGLRLQLMRDQLQQEEQREREQQQQAAMHYMQQRMPVPQTPAINTPVHFQSPMQVPVEVLKVQTHLENPTKYHIQQSQRQQVKQYLSTTFASKQTLQAVSGVQPSPPPPVPSPHMRPDLLVNTSAGNSTPNSPMALLNISANPEREMDDVIDDIISLESSYNDDILAYIDPVQMSNTLPLSSSHLDVYTGPGMAGPTIGMTSNSCPANLAIKREMSDAEARALAKERQKKDNHNQIERRRRFNINDRIKELGTMIPKTNDLDVRWNKGTILKASVDYIKRMQKDMHRSREVETNLKRMEMTNKQLWVRIQELEMQARVHGLASSSPSGLGGVEMLGPLIKQESSLEDKASLEAFQQHQQQQHQQQQQLTHPEQQYSQHLDFTQTLELCDSAAGFHDPLSHFTDLTFTSPHKNDYMLMEDALSPLGGDPLLSAMSPDPSVVSSRRSSFSMEDSDVQ, translated from the exons ATGGCCTCCCGCATCGGCCTGCGTCTGCAGCTCATGCGCGACCAGCTGCAGCAGGAGGAGCAGCGcgagagggagcagcagcagcaggcagccATGCATTACATGCAGCAGCGCATGCCCGTCCCGCAGACCCCCGCCATTAACACTCCTGTCCACTTCCAGTCCCCCATGCAGGTCCCAGTCGAGGTGCTCAAG GTGCAGACTCATCTGGAGAACCCCACTAAGTACCACATCCAGCAGTCGCAGAGGCAGCAGGTGAAGCAGTACCTGTCCACCACCTTCGCTAGCAAGCAGACATTGCAGGCCGTGAGTGGGGTGCAGCCCTCCCCTCCGCCCCCCGTCCCTTCCCCCCACATGAGGCCGGACCTTCTAGTTAACACCTCCGCAGGGAACAGCACCCCCAACAGCCCCATGGCCCTGCTCAACATCAGCGCCAACCCCGAGAGAGAG ATGGATGATGTAATCGATGACATCATTAGTCTGGAGTCCAGCTATAATGACGATATACTGGCTTACATTGACCCTGTGCAGATGTCAAACACA ctGCCCCTCTCCAGTAGCCATTTAGATGTGTACACCGGCCCTGGGATGGCCGGCCCCACCATTGGCATGACCAGCAACTCCTGCCCAGCGAACCTCGCCATCAAAAGGGAAATGTCAG ATGCAGAAGCCCGTGCTTTGGCCaaggagagacagaagaaagataATCACAACCAGA TTGAAAGAAGACGGAGATTTAACATCAATGATCGCATCAAGGAGTTGGGAACCATGATCCCAAAGACTAATGATCT GGATGTGCGCTGGAACAAGGGGACGATCCTCAAGGCGTCCGTGGATTACATCAAGAGGATGCAGAAAGACATGCACAGATCCAGGGAGGTGGAAACCAACTTAAAGAGAATGGAGATGACAAACAAGCAGCTCTGGGTGCGGATTCAG GAGCTGGAAATGCAGGCCCGAGTCCACGGCCTCGCCTCCAGCTCCCCCTCGGGGCTGGGTGGGGTGGAGATGCTGGGGCCGCTCATTAAGCAGGAGTCCAGCTTGGAGGACAAGGCATCGCTGGAGGCATttcagcagcaccagcagcagcagcaccagcaacagcagcagctcaCCCATCCCGAGCAGCAATACTCACAACACCTCGACTTCACACAGACACTGGAGCTCTGTGACAGCGCCGCCGGCTTCCACGACCCCCTCTCCCACTTCACCGACCTCACCTTCACCTCCCCCCACAAAAACGACTATATGCTCATGGAGGACGCGCTGTCCCCCCTCGGAGGGGACCCCCTCCTCTCTGCCATGTCCCCCGACCCTTCGGTTGTCAGCAGCCGCCGTAGCAGTTTCAGCATGGAAGATTCTGACGTCCAGTGA
- the LOC117397076 gene encoding transcription factor EB-like isoform X1, which yields MRKVYFPGSGRLIADSMQSGLTGSHSVCWSPDRPTTSDLGSEEDSAPRPVSCTMASRIGLRLQLMRDQLQQEEQREREQQQQAAMHYMQQRMPVPQTPAINTPVHFQSPMQVPVEVLKVQTHLENPTKYHIQQSQRQQVKQYLSTTFASKQTLQAVSGVQPSPPPPVPSPHMRPDLLVNTSAGNSTPNSPMALLNISANPEREMDDVIDDIISLESSYNDDILAYIDPVQMSNTLPLSSSHLDVYTGPGMAGPTIGMTSNSCPANLAIKREMSDAEARALAKERQKKDNHNQIERRRRFNINDRIKELGTMIPKTNDLDVRWNKGTILKASVDYIKRMQKDMHRSREVETNLKRMEMTNKQLWVRIQELEMQARVHGLASSSPSGLGGVEMLGPLIKQESSLEDKASLEAFQQHQQQQHQQQQQLTHPEQQYSQHLDFTQTLELCDSAAGFHDPLSHFTDLTFTSPHKNDYMLMEDALSPLGGDPLLSAMSPDPSVVSSRRSSFSMEDSDVQ from the exons CAGTCTCCTGCACCATGGCCTCCCGCATCGGCCTGCGTCTGCAGCTCATGCGCGACCAGCTGCAGCAGGAGGAGCAGCGcgagagggagcagcagcagcaggcagccATGCATTACATGCAGCAGCGCATGCCCGTCCCGCAGACCCCCGCCATTAACACTCCTGTCCACTTCCAGTCCCCCATGCAGGTCCCAGTCGAGGTGCTCAAG GTGCAGACTCATCTGGAGAACCCCACTAAGTACCACATCCAGCAGTCGCAGAGGCAGCAGGTGAAGCAGTACCTGTCCACCACCTTCGCTAGCAAGCAGACATTGCAGGCCGTGAGTGGGGTGCAGCCCTCCCCTCCGCCCCCCGTCCCTTCCCCCCACATGAGGCCGGACCTTCTAGTTAACACCTCCGCAGGGAACAGCACCCCCAACAGCCCCATGGCCCTGCTCAACATCAGCGCCAACCCCGAGAGAGAG ATGGATGATGTAATCGATGACATCATTAGTCTGGAGTCCAGCTATAATGACGATATACTGGCTTACATTGACCCTGTGCAGATGTCAAACACA ctGCCCCTCTCCAGTAGCCATTTAGATGTGTACACCGGCCCTGGGATGGCCGGCCCCACCATTGGCATGACCAGCAACTCCTGCCCAGCGAACCTCGCCATCAAAAGGGAAATGTCAG ATGCAGAAGCCCGTGCTTTGGCCaaggagagacagaagaaagataATCACAACCAGA TTGAAAGAAGACGGAGATTTAACATCAATGATCGCATCAAGGAGTTGGGAACCATGATCCCAAAGACTAATGATCT GGATGTGCGCTGGAACAAGGGGACGATCCTCAAGGCGTCCGTGGATTACATCAAGAGGATGCAGAAAGACATGCACAGATCCAGGGAGGTGGAAACCAACTTAAAGAGAATGGAGATGACAAACAAGCAGCTCTGGGTGCGGATTCAG GAGCTGGAAATGCAGGCCCGAGTCCACGGCCTCGCCTCCAGCTCCCCCTCGGGGCTGGGTGGGGTGGAGATGCTGGGGCCGCTCATTAAGCAGGAGTCCAGCTTGGAGGACAAGGCATCGCTGGAGGCATttcagcagcaccagcagcagcagcaccagcaacagcagcagctcaCCCATCCCGAGCAGCAATACTCACAACACCTCGACTTCACACAGACACTGGAGCTCTGTGACAGCGCCGCCGGCTTCCACGACCCCCTCTCCCACTTCACCGACCTCACCTTCACCTCCCCCCACAAAAACGACTATATGCTCATGGAGGACGCGCTGTCCCCCCTCGGAGGGGACCCCCTCCTCTCTGCCATGTCCCCCGACCCTTCGGTTGTCAGCAGCCGCCGTAGCAGTTTCAGCATGGAAGATTCTGACGTCCAGTGA
- the LOC117397076 gene encoding transcription factor EB-like isoform X2: MRKVYFPGSGRLIADSMQSGLTGSHSVCWSPDRPTTSDLGSEEDSAPRPVSCTMASRIGLRLQLMRDQLQQEEQREREQQQQAAMHYMQQRMPVPQTPAINTPVHFQSPMQVPVEVLKVQTHLENPTKYHIQQSQRQQVKQYLSTTFASKQTLQAVSGVQPSPPPPVPSPHMRPDLLVNTSAGNSTPNSPMALLNISANPEREMDDVIDDIISLESSYNDDILAYIDPVQMSNTLPLSSSHLDVYTGPGMAGPTIGMTSNSCPANLAIKREMSEARALAKERQKKDNHNQIERRRRFNINDRIKELGTMIPKTNDLDVRWNKGTILKASVDYIKRMQKDMHRSREVETNLKRMEMTNKQLWVRIQELEMQARVHGLASSSPSGLGGVEMLGPLIKQESSLEDKASLEAFQQHQQQQHQQQQQLTHPEQQYSQHLDFTQTLELCDSAAGFHDPLSHFTDLTFTSPHKNDYMLMEDALSPLGGDPLLSAMSPDPSVVSSRRSSFSMEDSDVQ, translated from the exons CAGTCTCCTGCACCATGGCCTCCCGCATCGGCCTGCGTCTGCAGCTCATGCGCGACCAGCTGCAGCAGGAGGAGCAGCGcgagagggagcagcagcagcaggcagccATGCATTACATGCAGCAGCGCATGCCCGTCCCGCAGACCCCCGCCATTAACACTCCTGTCCACTTCCAGTCCCCCATGCAGGTCCCAGTCGAGGTGCTCAAG GTGCAGACTCATCTGGAGAACCCCACTAAGTACCACATCCAGCAGTCGCAGAGGCAGCAGGTGAAGCAGTACCTGTCCACCACCTTCGCTAGCAAGCAGACATTGCAGGCCGTGAGTGGGGTGCAGCCCTCCCCTCCGCCCCCCGTCCCTTCCCCCCACATGAGGCCGGACCTTCTAGTTAACACCTCCGCAGGGAACAGCACCCCCAACAGCCCCATGGCCCTGCTCAACATCAGCGCCAACCCCGAGAGAGAG ATGGATGATGTAATCGATGACATCATTAGTCTGGAGTCCAGCTATAATGACGATATACTGGCTTACATTGACCCTGTGCAGATGTCAAACACA ctGCCCCTCTCCAGTAGCCATTTAGATGTGTACACCGGCCCTGGGATGGCCGGCCCCACCATTGGCATGACCAGCAACTCCTGCCCAGCGAACCTCGCCATCAAAAGGGAAATGTCAG AAGCCCGTGCTTTGGCCaaggagagacagaagaaagataATCACAACCAGA TTGAAAGAAGACGGAGATTTAACATCAATGATCGCATCAAGGAGTTGGGAACCATGATCCCAAAGACTAATGATCT GGATGTGCGCTGGAACAAGGGGACGATCCTCAAGGCGTCCGTGGATTACATCAAGAGGATGCAGAAAGACATGCACAGATCCAGGGAGGTGGAAACCAACTTAAAGAGAATGGAGATGACAAACAAGCAGCTCTGGGTGCGGATTCAG GAGCTGGAAATGCAGGCCCGAGTCCACGGCCTCGCCTCCAGCTCCCCCTCGGGGCTGGGTGGGGTGGAGATGCTGGGGCCGCTCATTAAGCAGGAGTCCAGCTTGGAGGACAAGGCATCGCTGGAGGCATttcagcagcaccagcagcagcagcaccagcaacagcagcagctcaCCCATCCCGAGCAGCAATACTCACAACACCTCGACTTCACACAGACACTGGAGCTCTGTGACAGCGCCGCCGGCTTCCACGACCCCCTCTCCCACTTCACCGACCTCACCTTCACCTCCCCCCACAAAAACGACTATATGCTCATGGAGGACGCGCTGTCCCCCCTCGGAGGGGACCCCCTCCTCTCTGCCATGTCCCCCGACCCTTCGGTTGTCAGCAGCCGCCGTAGCAGTTTCAGCATGGAAGATTCTGACGTCCAGTGA